One genomic window of Deltaproteobacteria bacterium includes the following:
- a CDS encoding Ppx/GppA family phosphatase, protein MINAVIDIGTNTLILLVAEPQKKGIKVLHDESVITRLGQGLINNHFFLPEAMRRTMAVLSRFKKICEAHKVKKISAVGTAAFRHAANASVFIDKVKKECGFKIDVISGEEEARYTFYAAWKDFGGGGKKLIVVDIGGGSTEIITGPLSPKKPHPGTAISLGLGTVRLTEQYGQSDPLSKNDFDRLLKVIQNGLKDELDGFYPPVFEPQKCLLVATAGTATTLAAMRRQMTVFNPAKVHGTTLTKDNIQKLIELVAPKTVKERQKLPGLEPLRADVILSGALLLNEILNYFRQKSAVISDRGLRYGVFYQKYLK, encoded by the coding sequence ATGATTAATGCCGTTATTGATATTGGAACGAATACCCTGATCCTTCTTGTTGCCGAGCCGCAAAAAAAGGGGATCAAAGTGCTCCACGACGAGTCGGTCATCACGCGCCTGGGCCAGGGGCTGATCAACAACCATTTTTTCCTGCCTGAAGCGATGCGCCGCACGATGGCGGTCCTTTCCCGTTTCAAAAAAATCTGCGAGGCGCACAAGGTGAAAAAAATATCGGCCGTCGGGACGGCCGCCTTTCGCCATGCCGCCAACGCCTCTGTTTTTATCGATAAAGTGAAAAAGGAGTGCGGTTTCAAAATAGACGTCATTTCGGGAGAAGAGGAGGCGCGGTATACCTTTTATGCCGCATGGAAGGATTTTGGGGGAGGTGGCAAAAAGCTGATTGTCGTGGATATCGGCGGCGGCTCGACGGAAATCATCACCGGTCCCCTCTCACCCAAAAAGCCCCATCCGGGAACGGCAATCAGTCTGGGCCTCGGCACCGTGCGTTTGACGGAGCAGTATGGGCAAAGCGATCCCCTTTCCAAAAACGATTTCGACCGTCTGCTCAAGGTCATCCAAAACGGTTTGAAGGACGAGCTGGACGGTTTTTATCCGCCGGTGTTTGAGCCTCAAAAATGCCTCCTTGTCGCCACCGCCGGCACGGCCACAACCCTGGCCGCCATGCGCCGCCAAATGACCGTTTTCAATCCGGCCAAAGTCCATGGAACGACGCTGACGAAAGACAATATACAGAAATTAATCGAACTCGTGGCCCCGAAGACCGTTAAGGAGCGCCAGAAACTGCCCGGCTTGGAGCCTTTGAGGGCCGACGTGATCTTGTCCGGCGCCTTGTTGTTGAACGAGATTTTGAATTACTTCAGGCAGAAGAGCGCGGTGATTTCGGACCGGGGATTACGGTATGGCGTGTTTTA
- a CDS encoding PD40 domain-containing protein has product MKKSLFVLFVFCSLLPPLAARAKIYILLEEASERKFPIAVPELTTVKGKHNSITKEITELVRNDLDIAGLFKVLDERSFLGGDTDVETIDFAKWVSIEAFALVKGIVEEKGGKLLLEMRLYDTQTRQLLVGKQYTVGKKDYPVAVHRFMDELLQALTGAPGPFNSEVASACGKINGRQIFVTAIDGTRQRNVTKIKGNNISPNWSPDGGSIAFTSFQTRFPEIFMASSGGGGLKQLTRNNATNITPAFSPGGDTIAFASSVTGDTELYLMNRSGKIIRRITNVVNSDLSPAWSPDGSRIAFASERAGNLHLFVTGADGGGGARLTYTGYQNDQPDWSPNGQKIVFTARDRGAFDIFMMNSDGSLIQRLTRDEGNNESPTWSPDSRYIAFSSARAGASGIYVMLDDGNNQTLIPNTGGCVNPDWGPRLK; this is encoded by the coding sequence ATGAAAAAGTCTCTTTTTGTCCTTTTTGTTTTTTGCTCCCTGTTGCCTCCGCTTGCCGCACGGGCCAAAATCTACATTCTTCTGGAAGAGGCCTCCGAACGGAAATTTCCCATCGCCGTTCCCGAATTGACAACGGTCAAGGGGAAACACAACTCGATCACCAAAGAGATCACCGAACTGGTCAGAAACGACCTGGATATCGCCGGCCTTTTCAAGGTGCTGGACGAGCGTTCTTTTCTGGGGGGGGATACCGACGTCGAAACCATCGACTTCGCCAAGTGGGTTTCCATCGAGGCCTTTGCGCTGGTGAAGGGGATTGTCGAGGAGAAGGGGGGAAAGCTCCTTTTGGAGATGCGCCTCTACGACACGCAGACAAGGCAACTTCTTGTGGGCAAGCAGTACACGGTGGGCAAAAAGGATTATCCGGTCGCCGTTCACCGCTTCATGGATGAACTTTTGCAGGCCTTGACCGGCGCCCCCGGGCCGTTCAACAGCGAAGTCGCCTCTGCCTGCGGCAAGATCAACGGGCGGCAGATTTTTGTCACCGCCATCGACGGGACCCGCCAGCGGAACGTCACCAAAATCAAGGGAAACAACATTTCTCCCAACTGGTCGCCGGACGGCGGCTCGATCGCCTTTACCTCGTTTCAGACCCGCTTTCCGGAAATTTTCATGGCGAGCTCCGGCGGCGGGGGATTGAAGCAACTCACCAGAAACAACGCCACCAACATCACCCCCGCCTTTTCGCCCGGCGGCGACACCATCGCCTTTGCCAGTTCAGTCACGGGCGATACCGAACTTTATTTGATGAACCGTTCGGGCAAAATCATTCGCCGGATTACCAATGTGGTAAACAGCGACCTCTCGCCGGCCTGGTCGCCCGACGGCTCGCGCATCGCCTTTGCCTCGGAGCGGGCCGGCAACCTCCATTTGTTTGTCACGGGGGCCGACGGCGGCGGCGGGGCGCGGCTCACCTACACCGGTTATCAGAACGACCAGCCCGACTGGTCCCCCAATGGACAAAAGATCGTCTTTACCGCCCGCGACCGGGGGGCCTTTGATATCTTCATGATGAATTCGGACGGGTCGCTCATTCAGCGTCTCACAAGGGACGAGGGGAACAACGAATCCCCCACCTGGTCGCCCGATTCCCGCTACATCGCCTTTTCGTCGGCCCGCGCCGGCGCGTCGGGAATTTACGTCATGCTGGATGACGGCAACAATCAGACCCTTATCCCCAATACCGGCGGATGCGTGAATCCGGATTGGGGACCACGGCTGAAGTAA
- a CDS encoding cell envelope integrity protein TolA, protein MPLSFRKFLWTSVGVHIALFLFIFLSPNFFSLLPERKTKITWIKLTKGTGETPSPSPFKKAKGMPESTIREQKEALKDITKPKEKAKDKTTFESPVKKKPAEATPPVKAKTAESGGISPKSTTDKRMEEALARVQEQLEKREVQIEAAQIEKEGTGQSPYGSLDIENGETNPVLIAYYVAVKKKINQEWITTPKTLEEGKQLRTQINVLIDAVGYIIRTDYELKSGDPSFDLSAMRAIERAAPFPAPPEEIKGEALTEGFLIEFNPRTVLGAKAL, encoded by the coding sequence ATGCCCCTTTCATTTAGAAAATTCTTGTGGACATCGGTTGGGGTCCATATAGCCCTCTTTCTTTTCATCTTCCTCTCCCCCAATTTTTTCAGCCTCCTTCCCGAAAGAAAGACCAAAATCACCTGGATCAAGCTGACCAAGGGAACCGGTGAAACCCCCAGCCCCTCCCCCTTTAAGAAGGCCAAGGGGATGCCCGAATCGACCATCCGCGAACAGAAAGAGGCGTTAAAGGACATCACCAAACCCAAAGAGAAGGCCAAAGACAAGACCACCTTCGAATCGCCGGTAAAAAAGAAGCCGGCCGAAGCGACCCCGCCGGTCAAGGCCAAAACGGCCGAAAGCGGCGGCATTTCGCCCAAATCGACGACTGACAAACGGATGGAAGAGGCCCTGGCCCGGGTGCAGGAGCAGTTGGAAAAACGGGAGGTGCAGATCGAGGCGGCGCAGATTGAAAAGGAGGGGACCGGCCAGTCCCCCTACGGATCGCTGGACATCGAGAACGGCGAGACAAACCCCGTGTTGATCGCCTATTACGTGGCGGTGAAAAAAAAGATCAATCAGGAATGGATCACCACCCCCAAAACGCTGGAGGAAGGGAAACAGCTGAGGACGCAGATAAACGTGCTGATCGACGCCGTTGGTTACATTATCCGGACCGACTACGAACTGAAGTCGGGCGACCCGTCGTTTGATCTCTCCGCCATGCGGGCCATCGAGCGGGCGGCCCCCTTCCCGGCCCCGCCGGAGGAGATAAAGGGGGAGGCGCTCACCGAAGGGTTTTTGATTGAATTCAACCCACGAACCGTATTAGGAGCGAAGGCACTATGA